In Pelagicoccus albus, the DNA window GATGGCGACTTACAAAATAGAAGAACACCAAATGACTGAGATTCAAACCTACTTAGATAAAAGCGAAATCAGGAATTGGGACTTCCAGAACTGCGAATACTTCATCGAAACTAGCGAAGATGAAAAATAGGTCGAACAAGTCGCTCCATACAACTCGGGCCAAGCGCCCGAGTTGTGGAACCTGCAAGGACATTTCAAACCCAACTACTTGCTCATTTGGTTTTCTAGGCCCTCGCGTATGAGCTTAGCGTTGGCAAAGAAACGAAGATGAAAACGTGTTCCGAAATGATCATCGAATCAACTGGCACCAATGGTCGCACGAGTTGGTCCATTGGAGAGGACTTCGAGATTTCGGCTTCGATCATCCAACCAACATATGACGCTCTGCTTGAGCAAGGATACCGTTTAACCAAACTGAAGCCTGGAACCGCAAATGGATGCGGCTTTGAACTGAAAGATGGAGCCAGCCTAGTGTCTATCTTCTTCTACTGCCAGGAATCAGGAAATGGAAAAACAATAGAAGGGTTTATTTGTATCGATAAGAGTACGACAGCCTTGAGGCAACTACTCCACATTCCCAACGAGAAGAAAGAAAAGGATTTCCTAGAGAGATCATTTCCCGATATTAGTCAGGCAATCGAAACAAACCCATTCTTTACGAGAGTTAGGTGGGTTAGCATTAAGCATCATTGTTCAGCCACAAGTTATGGACAACCAGAGAGTAAAAACTAGTGCCAACCAGACGTCGCTCACAACTCCGGAGGCTCCGCCTCCTACGTCGTGAGGACTTAGCGATATGCAGAGAAAGAAGATAGCCCTACTGCTCGGAACGAGCTTTCTAGTCGTCCACACGGTCGTACTGGCTTTCTGTTTTCTCTACAGCCAGAGCACACACGAGGAAGCACCGATGGTTTGGCTTCTCCTCGTATTTGGAGACTTCCCCGTAAGTCTGGGCCTTTTTCTACCCTTCCTACACATAGAAGGAAACTACGAATGGAATAACATTTATCTACCACTGGTCTACCACGGACTGTTGGGCTCGCTGTGGTGGCTTTTCCTTCCTTCGATAGTAATCCAAACGTATTCAAAATTTAAGAATAGAACAGCATGAATCATGAACAGCTTGAGATAGGCGAATCAGCTCTAATTACGTTCCAAGAAATAATTCGCATATCAAGTCGCTTCTCACAACGTCGGCAAGCCGCCGCGTGAGAGCTCTGCGTTGGATCAGAAAAGAATGGACGAACCACGAACATCCGAAAGCTCGCAAAGCCCAAACCGCTTCTGGGCATTAACCGGTATACCATTGTTAGCTGTGGGAGCATTTTCGTGTTTGGTTTCATTTACCTTCGAAAGCACTCCCCCTCAACTATTATTCATGACCATCGGGATGGCATACGTCAGTGCTTCACTCTTACTCCTCACTAACACCGAAAGAGCGAGGACATTCGCGATCTACACTTGGTATCCGATGTTTTTAGCATCCCCTTGGTTAGCGAGGAAGGCCATTTCAGCCATAGATGGAACCTTGGGATCGGTAGCCAACTTGAGGAATCAAAAAACAGCTTGGACCTTGGACGAAGTCATCGAGAAGGTATCTGAATTAGCCATCCAAACGTTTTCGATAAGGCACGAGGAATTAAATAAAGATTTGATCGAAGATTTAAGGATCGGTCCAGGTGAGATCGACCGATTCCTTGACGATCTCGACATAGATTACGGATTTCCGGTTTCCAGTGAGGACCGGAAGAAAGTATCCACGACCGAAGACATTATATCACTCATCACAGGACGAATGAAAAAAATATCCAACCAGACGGACCATACAACTGCGGTCAGCGCTCCGCGCTGATCCTCGCGTATGTCCTCCACGTTCTGCAAAAATAAGAAAACGAATAGCGACGAGTAACGATGCTTCGAGTTTCAAACAACCCAGCAAAAAAAATTATGCTACCTACTCTCGTAGCAATTCTCGTTGGGCCACCTTTGCTGCTGGTACTCCCCGAAAATCAAAAGAACATCGCTCTACCTATTTGTATTGGTTTATGGATACTCATATTCACTTTTGCGCTATGGATTCTCCCGAAACATCTGATCATCCAGAAAGATGGGATCACGATCCGAAGAAGAGGACGCGACGAACACTATTCCTATGAGCAAGTGAAAGGGATAAGGATCAAGCAGGATCATGATGAAGACCGACCCACAAGATTGATGCTCAAGGTGAAATTGGAACGCATTTGGTACTCATTCGAAATCGATTATGGAAGAGTTCGTTACGTGTACGAGTATCTACCAAAACATCTCACCGAAAAGGTCGACCCAGCCTAGAAAACAATGAAAACTAAGCAGAACAAGGCGGTCGATACAACTGCGGTCAGCGCTCCGCGCTGATCCTCGCGTATCACCTCGACGTTCGCAAAAAAAATGATTAGCAAATACCCGCTCACCTACCTAGGAGCCGCTGTTTTAGCGGTCGGAGCGATATTTGCGTTCCAACGATCGATACCCACACCCTCAGAGTATTCATGGTTCATCGCCCGAAACGCGGAAGACTTCTATGATTCATCCCCAAGCTTTCAAGAAGAAGAAAAGGATTGGTTCATCGAATGGTACGTCAGGGGGTTCTTGAACGGTTATTGCCTTCAGGATTACTACGGATCCGAAAATAAATATGCACCACAGTGGGCAGGATACAGGGAAGGGAGAAAGT includes these proteins:
- a CDS encoding DUF7683 domain-containing protein, with amino-acid sequence MKLTRTIAEYKKHEDTLVSEIQFMHFPVERIRTLWDTGTDDQMMATYKIEEHQMTEIQTYLDKSEIRNWDFQNCEYFIETSEDEK